One genomic window of Campylobacter curvus includes the following:
- a CDS encoding FecCD family ABC transporter permease has protein sequence MPLILIGIWVLLCLASLMSGQYSLNFHELAEILMLNSSDQTANSVVFDIRIPRILLSSLCGGILALSGLSLQAVFKNPLVGPHIIGVSTAAAFGGALCILIGLWKFYIVAFAFFFGLVALAMLYFIAKFIARADVFSLILAGIVINGVFAALTSLVQYLADNEDVLPNIIYWLLGSFVSANYDKLILIAIVSAPCVLLLLLIRYRFNLLSLNDEDLKVLGVNITLLRSFILIVCTLLIAVQVSVSGNIGWVGLVVPHITRLICGSDHVRSMPNCFIIGAIFMLFVDDLARSISSSEVPLSILCALIGSPIFAILLKRSAGGRSA, from the coding sequence ATGCCTCTAATCTTGATCGGTATTTGGGTCTTGCTCTGTCTGGCTTCGCTGATGAGCGGGCAATACTCGCTAAATTTTCACGAGCTGGCTGAAATTTTGATGCTAAATTCCAGCGACCAGACGGCAAACAGCGTCGTTTTTGACATCAGGATCCCGCGGATATTGCTATCTAGTCTTTGTGGCGGGATACTGGCACTTTCCGGTCTTAGCCTGCAAGCAGTGTTTAAAAACCCACTCGTAGGCCCTCATATCATCGGCGTCAGCACAGCAGCAGCCTTTGGCGGTGCGCTTTGCATTTTGATAGGGCTTTGGAAATTTTACATCGTCGCGTTCGCCTTCTTTTTTGGGCTCGTAGCGCTTGCGATGCTTTATTTCATAGCTAAATTCATCGCCCGTGCCGACGTTTTTTCGCTCATTTTAGCAGGTATCGTGATAAACGGCGTATTTGCCGCACTAACTAGCCTCGTGCAGTATCTAGCCGACAACGAAGATGTGCTGCCAAACATCATCTACTGGCTGCTTGGAAGCTTTGTGAGCGCTAATTACGACAAACTGATTTTGATCGCTATCGTCTCGGCTCCTTGCGTCTTGCTGCTTTTGCTTATCAGGTATAGGTTTAACCTGCTTAGTCTAAACGACGAAGATCTAAAGGTGCTTGGCGTCAATATCACTCTGCTGCGCTCATTCATCCTGATCGTTTGTACGCTTTTGATAGCCGTTCAGGTCAGTGTCAGCGGCAATATCGGCTGGGTCGGGCTGGTCGTGCCTCACATCACGAGGCTCATCTGCGGCAGCGACCACGTCAGATCGATGCCAAACTGCTTCATCATCGGAGCGATATTCATGCTTTTCGTGGACGATCTAGCAAGGAGCATCAGTAGCTCCGAAGTGCCGCTTAGCATACTTTGCGCGCTTATCGGAAGTCCGATATTTGCGATTTTACTAAAAAGGAGCGCGGGTGGGAGATCTGCTTAA
- a CDS encoding ABC transporter ATP-binding protein: MGDLLKIKNAAFYYESGKFLFRGLNFSVKRGEILSILGLNGQGKSTLMFCMMGVFALKEGKISGEAKFAFLPQSFNVAFDYSVLDIVLMGRIREISIFSKPGAKDIEICKNCLDMLEISHLIKKSFNSLSGGQRQLVLFARAMASNSDVLFLDEPTSALDLKNQDRVLSLIKNLKEQSQASIVFTTHQPNHALAVANNTLILKNDLSYEFGKSHDVLTDENLSSLYDVDVRTINFSLNGAQIPSITQIFTTQKS; encoded by the coding sequence GTGGGAGATCTGCTTAAGATAAAAAACGCCGCGTTTTATTATGAAAGCGGCAAATTCCTCTTTCGCGGGCTAAATTTTAGCGTCAAAAGGGGCGAAATTTTAAGTATTTTAGGGCTAAACGGACAGGGCAAAAGCACTCTGATGTTTTGCATGATGGGAGTTTTTGCATTAAAAGAGGGTAAGATAAGCGGGGAAGCTAAATTTGCATTTTTACCTCAAAGCTTTAACGTAGCGTTTGATTATAGTGTCTTGGATATCGTTTTGATGGGGCGCATACGTGAAATTTCGATATTTTCAAAACCCGGCGCAAAAGATATCGAAATTTGCAAAAACTGCCTTGATATGCTTGAAATCTCACACCTCATCAAAAAGAGCTTCAACTCGCTTTCTGGCGGTCAAAGACAGCTCGTGCTCTTTGCCAGAGCGATGGCTAGCAACAGCGATGTGCTATTTTTAGACGAGCCCACATCGGCTTTGGATCTTAAAAACCAAGACCGGGTCCTAAGCCTCATCAAGAATTTAAAAGAGCAAAGCCAAGCGAGCATAGTTTTTACGACTCACCAGCCAAATCACGCATTAGCCGTCGCAAACAACACGCTCATACTAAAAAACGACCTAAGCTATGAATTTGGCAAGAGTCACGACGTGCTAACGGATGAAAATTTAAGTTCGCTTTACGACGTAGATGTAAGGACTATAAATTTTAGCCTAAACGGCGCGCAGATCCCCAGCATAACGCAAATTTTTACAACGCAAAAGAGCTAG
- a CDS encoding helix-turn-helix domain-containing protein: MAEKNIVKRVCAVLGITQKELAQRLGIHITAVQKWVANADNLPEHTIKTLDLLLENHKLKNKVEKINTLLQIISELQKER; this comes from the coding sequence ATGGCAGAGAAAAATATCGTAAAAAGAGTCTGCGCCGTGCTTGGCATCACGCAAAAAGAACTGGCTCAAAGGCTGGGGATACATATAACGGCTGTGCAAAAATGGGTCGCAAACGCCGATAATCTGCCTGAACACACTATAAAAACGCTTGATTTGCTACTAGAAAATCATAAATTAAAAAATAAAGTCGAAAAGATAAATACCCTTTTGCAAATTATTTCCGAGCTTCAAAAAGAGCGCTGA
- a CDS encoding DUF507 family protein — translation MRIKLPHIPYIAHKIAIDLLNCGFVKLNKGVEPIVAKASEILTADVQKERALEERVNELLEKNEDEMQKMQIDRKNMFWLIKKKLANDFGVILTHEDRFSDVAHKILEATWKSSLIDYNVSENRVKNVIYGSIDEYLKIYEKIEDEVLEKIDNYKRKLIPGTEEYDLVFERLYQDELRKRGML, via the coding sequence ATGCGTATAAAACTACCACATATCCCGTATATCGCACATAAAATAGCAATCGATCTTTTAAATTGTGGCTTTGTGAAATTAAATAAAGGCGTTGAGCCGATAGTGGCTAAAGCGAGTGAAATTTTGACTGCCGACGTGCAAAAAGAGCGCGCCCTTGAAGAGAGGGTGAACGAGCTGCTAGAAAAGAACGAGGACGAGATGCAAAAGATGCAGATCGATCGTAAAAATATGTTCTGGCTCATAAAAAAGAAGCTTGCAAACGATTTTGGCGTGATTTTGACGCATGAAGATAGATTTAGCGACGTGGCGCACAAAATTTTAGAGGCCACTTGGAAAAGCAGCCTTATCGATTACAACGTATCTGAAAATCGCGTCAAAAACGTGATCTATGGCTCTATCGACGAGTATTTGAAAATTTATGAAAAGATAGAGGACGAGGTGCTTGAAAAGATCGATAACTACAAGCGTAAGCTAATACCGGGCACCGAGGAATACGATCTGGTATTCGAGCGACTCTATCAAGACGAGCTTAGAAAAAGGGGCATGCTTTAA
- the carA gene encoding glutamine-hydrolyzing carbamoyl-phosphate synthase small subunit, producing MNAYIYIENGVFLQAKAFGAPGECAGELVFNTSMTGYEEIMSDPSYAGQFIVFTMPEIGIVGINDDDMESSKIHASGVIMRSYNDDPSNYRSQRSLGKFFEEQGKFGVYDIDTRFLTKMLRDEGALMAYISTQISDKAELKRRLEASKRIEEINYVKTISVTKGYEHKNAAWDKGAQTYKPLKSIGKKIAVLDFGVKRNILNELCEIGLEVIVVPHDTKADTLIAKFKSGEINGVFLSNGPGEPKSLKSEIAEIKKMVEARIPIFGICLGHQLLSNAMGYETYKLKFGQHGANHPVLNLETKTIEITAQNHNYNVPESIAQIAHITHRNLFDDTIEGVRYKEYPVFSVQHHPEASSGPNESKYIFKQFLQIL from the coding sequence ATGAACGCTTATATCTACATCGAAAACGGCGTGTTCTTGCAGGCTAAGGCCTTTGGCGCACCCGGTGAATGCGCAGGCGAGCTTGTTTTCAACACCTCTATGACGGGCTATGAGGAGATAATGAGCGATCCAAGTTACGCCGGGCAGTTTATCGTCTTTACTATGCCTGAGATCGGTATCGTGGGCATAAACGACGATGATATGGAGAGCTCTAAAATTCATGCAAGCGGTGTGATAATGAGAAGCTACAACGACGATCCCTCAAACTACCGCTCGCAAAGATCCTTGGGTAAATTTTTTGAAGAGCAGGGTAAATTCGGCGTTTATGATATAGACACCAGGTTTTTGACAAAAATGCTTCGCGACGAGGGAGCTTTGATGGCCTATATCTCGACGCAAATCAGCGATAAAGCCGAGCTCAAGCGCCGCCTAGAGGCAAGCAAGCGCATAGAAGAGATAAACTACGTAAAAACTATCAGCGTCACAAAGGGATACGAACACAAAAACGCCGCATGGGACAAAGGTGCGCAGACGTATAAACCGCTAAAAAGCATCGGTAAAAAGATCGCAGTGCTCGACTTTGGCGTAAAGCGAAATATATTGAACGAGCTTTGCGAGATAGGGCTTGAGGTGATCGTCGTGCCGCATGATACTAAGGCCGATACGCTCATCGCTAAATTTAAAAGCGGCGAGATAAACGGCGTGTTTTTATCAAACGGGCCTGGTGAGCCAAAGAGCCTGAAGTCCGAGATCGCCGAGATAAAAAAGATGGTGGAGGCTAGAATTCCTATTTTTGGTATCTGCCTTGGTCATCAGCTGTTATCAAATGCGATGGGCTATGAGACTTATAAACTGAAATTCGGCCAGCACGGCGCAAACCATCCTGTGCTGAATTTAGAGACCAAAACCATAGAAATAACCGCGCAAAATCACAACTACAACGTACCAGAAAGTATCGCTCAGATCGCTCATATAACGCACAGAAACCTCTTTGACGACACGATCGAGGGCGTGAGATACAAGGAGTATCCGGTATTTTCGGTGCAACATCACCCAGAGGCTAGTAGTGGCCCTAACGAAAGCAAATATATATTCAAACAGTTTTTACAAATTCTTTAA
- a CDS encoding sulfite exporter TauE/SafE family protein — protein sequence MDLVNYLSVVSVAFFSSFGHCIGMCGGFLSLQSLFLRNKNKPQTILLLALYHLARILAYALLGALFGAFGGVLALSGTWRAAIFFIVGILLVALGVALWVRGGLLKLVENDKISKFIASCALNVGKTPGLLNFITLGFLNGLLPCGVVYYFAAVAVASMSALNGATIMLVFGLCTIPAMMSVALFFGLISERFKQIMFKISLVIIISNGIYLTFLGYMANG from the coding sequence ATGGATCTTGTGAATTACTTGAGCGTCGTGAGCGTCGCTTTTTTTAGCAGTTTTGGCCATTGCATCGGGATGTGCGGCGGCTTTTTGAGCTTGCAATCGCTCTTTTTAAGAAACAAAAATAAACCTCAAACGATCCTTTTACTAGCGCTTTATCATCTAGCCAGAATTTTAGCTTATGCCTTGCTGGGCGCGCTATTTGGGGCTTTTGGAGGAGTTTTGGCACTCTCAGGCACTTGGCGTGCGGCGATATTTTTCATCGTTGGAATTTTGCTCGTGGCACTTGGCGTTGCGCTTTGGGTCAGGGGCGGGCTTTTAAAACTCGTAGAAAACGATAAAATTTCAAAATTCATAGCCTCGTGCGCGCTTAATGTCGGTAAAACCCCCGGTCTTTTAAATTTCATCACTCTTGGCTTTTTAAACGGCTTATTGCCGTGCGGAGTGGTGTATTATTTCGCGGCTGTGGCGGTGGCTAGTATGTCGGCGCTAAACGGTGCGACGATAATGCTCGTCTTTGGGCTTTGCACGATACCGGCGATGATGTCGGTCGCTCTGTTTTTTGGGCTGATTAGTGAAAGATTTAAGCAAATAATGTTTAAAATATCATTAGTAATCATAATATCAAACGGAATTTATCTTACATTTTTGGGATATATGGCCAATGGATAA
- a CDS encoding PAS domain-containing sensor histidine kinase yields the protein MDNVKARFRQYQNAIEESNIVSKTDVNGIITFVNDEFCKISGYSKNELIGANHNIVRHPDEPAQRFKELWDTILDKKVYKTIAKNLTKDGRVIYLNTTIIPILNLKGEIEEFLAIRHDVTKVIELNEQLLKAQDELRALNLGLEERVREQTKELRQLNENLQDIVKTEIAKNEEKTKILLVQSRFASMGEMIANIAHQWRQPLNELGIVLFKMKKLVQEGGSEFENSYNRCKNIIKNMSNTIEDFRGFFSVNQPNENFGLESVVKDSIFMIQGMLEKDGVRLNLDFKDDAEIYGHKRQLEQVVINLLNNARDALNERNVKDKRIDISVYKEAGYGVLKVHDNGGGIEGDVKDKIFEPYFTTKHASRGTGIGLYMSKLIIDKFKGVIEVMNENGGASFILKLPCKGEDDE from the coding sequence ATGGATAATGTAAAGGCGAGATTTAGACAGTATCAAAATGCGATAGAAGAAAGCAATATCGTATCAAAGACCGATGTTAACGGCATCATCACCTTTGTAAACGACGAATTTTGCAAGATCAGTGGATACAGCAAAAATGAGCTCATAGGCGCGAACCACAACATCGTTCGCCACCCCGACGAGCCTGCGCAGAGGTTTAAAGAGCTTTGGGATACGATACTTGATAAAAAAGTCTATAAAACCATCGCCAAAAACCTGACTAAAGACGGGCGAGTGATCTATCTAAACACGACGATCATCCCGATCCTAAATTTAAAGGGCGAGATAGAGGAATTTTTAGCGATCCGCCACGACGTGACTAAGGTCATCGAGCTAAACGAGCAGCTTTTAAAGGCGCAAGATGAGCTTAGAGCGCTAAATTTAGGACTTGAAGAGCGAGTGAGAGAGCAGACTAAGGAGCTTAGGCAGCTTAATGAAAATTTACAAGATATCGTAAAGACTGAGATCGCTAAAAACGAGGAAAAGACTAAAATTTTGCTCGTTCAGTCCAGGTTTGCCAGTATGGGCGAGATGATAGCAAATATCGCTCATCAGTGGAGACAGCCTCTAAACGAGCTTGGCATCGTGCTTTTTAAAATGAAAAAGCTCGTCCAAGAGGGCGGGTCGGAATTTGAAAATTCCTACAACCGCTGTAAAAACATCATAAAAAATATGTCAAACACGATCGAGGATTTCAGGGGATTTTTCTCGGTAAATCAGCCAAATGAAAATTTTGGTCTTGAAAGCGTGGTAAAGGACTCGATCTTTATGATACAAGGCATGCTTGAAAAAGATGGCGTGCGGCTAAATTTGGACTTTAAAGACGATGCTGAAATTTACGGCCACAAACGTCAGCTCGAGCAAGTCGTCATAAACCTGCTAAATAACGCAAGAGACGCGCTAAACGAGCGAAACGTGAAAGATAAGCGCATCGATATAAGCGTTTATAAAGAGGCAGGATACGGCGTTTTGAAGGTGCATGATAACGGCGGCGGGATAGAGGGCGACGTGAAGGATAAAATTTTCGAACCTTATTTCACGACGAAGCATGCCTCAAGAGGGACTGGCATCGGGCTATATATGTCAAAGCTGATAATTGATAAATTTAAAGGAGTCATAGAGGTGATGAACGAAAACGGGGGAGCTTCATTTATACTAAAGCTTCCGTGCAAAGGAGAGGACGATGAGTAA
- a CDS encoding response regulator transcription factor, protein MSKILENLTILIVEDENETRKLMQDVMQGEFAKVVSAQNGDEGLKKFKKYNPDIVVTDIAMPISDGLDMAMQIKEISKDTPVVVLSAHSEKEKLLKAIDVGIDKYVIKPIDMDEFLTTLEIVAKSKIETTNIIEIANGYSFNKIKRVLIRNGVEIALTKKELAFISLLIKRLGTLVLHDEIKNVVWVGENVTEAAIRTFVKRVRDKVGSDFIKNIPGLGYKIDINL, encoded by the coding sequence ATGAGTAAAATTTTAGAAAATTTGACGATCTTGATCGTAGAGGATGAAAATGAGACCAGAAAGCTCATGCAAGATGTCATGCAGGGCGAATTCGCCAAGGTCGTGAGCGCACAAAATGGCGATGAAGGGCTGAAAAAATTTAAAAAATATAACCCCGATATCGTAGTCACCGATATAGCGATGCCTATATCAGACGGCCTTGATATGGCTATGCAGATAAAAGAGATATCAAAAGATACGCCGGTAGTCGTGCTGAGCGCTCACAGCGAAAAAGAGAAGCTTTTAAAAGCTATCGATGTAGGCATAGACAAATACGTCATAAAGCCTATCGATATGGACGAGTTTTTGACGACGCTTGAGATCGTAGCTAAAAGCAAGATAGAGACTACGAATATAATTGAGATCGCAAACGGATATAGCTTTAATAAGATCAAACGCGTGCTCATCAGAAACGGCGTCGAGATCGCGCTGACTAAAAAAGAGCTCGCATTCATCTCGCTTTTGATAAAGAGGCTTGGCACGCTTGTGCTGCATGATGAGATAAAAAATGTAGTTTGGGTCGGCGAAAACGTCACGGAAGCCGCGATAAGAACCTTTGTAAAGCGCGTGCGAGATAAGGTCGGTAGTGATTTCATAAAAAATATCCCGGGACTTGGCTATAAGATCGATATAAATTTATGA
- the ccoN gene encoding cytochrome-c oxidase, cbb3-type subunit I, with protein sequence MRPSDMLHYDYSVAKLFMFSTIIFGIVGMAIGVIIAFEMACPQINHIIGEYSAFGRLRPLHTNGIIFGFMLSGIFSTWYYIGQRVLKVSMSESPFLMFIGKFHFWLYMLVMVAAVVSLFAGFSTAKEYAELEWPIDIGVVLVWVLWGVSIFGLIGIRREKTLYISVWYYIATFLGVAMLYLFNNMEIPTRLVSGYGSWLHSVSMYAGSNDALVQWWYGHNAVAFVFTVAIIAQIYYFLPKESGQPIFSYKLSLFSFWGLMFIYLWAGGHHLIYSATPDWMQTMGSVFSVVLILPSWGSAINILLTMKGEWTQLRESPLIKFMVLASTFYMFSTLEGPILSIKSVNALAHFTDWVPGHVHDGALGWVGFMIMAAMYHMTPRFFKREIYSKSIMEAQFWVQTTGIVLYFASMWIAGITQGMMWRATDSYGSLLYSFIDTVVVLIPYYWIRAIGGLLYLIGFLMFVYNIYKSMSAPKISAEPKSASPMGTRASAEVM encoded by the coding sequence ATGCGACCGTCTGATATGCTGCATTATGACTACAGCGTGGCGAAGCTCTTTATGTTTTCGACGATAATATTTGGCATCGTCGGCATGGCTATCGGCGTTATCATCGCCTTTGAGATGGCCTGTCCGCAGATAAATCATATCATCGGCGAATACTCGGCTTTTGGCAGATTGCGCCCGCTTCACACAAACGGCATCATCTTTGGCTTTATGCTTTCTGGTATTTTTTCTACTTGGTACTACATCGGACAGCGCGTCTTGAAGGTCTCGATGAGCGAATCACCGTTTTTGATGTTTATAGGTAAATTTCACTTTTGGCTTTACATGCTCGTCATGGTAGCTGCCGTGGTGAGCCTTTTTGCCGGATTTAGCACTGCAAAGGAGTATGCCGAGCTAGAGTGGCCTATCGATATAGGTGTCGTGCTAGTTTGGGTGCTTTGGGGGGTCAGTATATTCGGACTCATCGGGATTCGCCGCGAGAAGACGCTTTATATCTCGGTTTGGTACTATATAGCGACGTTCCTTGGCGTTGCGATGCTTTATCTTTTTAATAATATGGAAATTCCGACTCGCCTAGTCAGCGGATATGGCTCGTGGCTACACTCGGTCTCGATGTATGCAGGCTCAAATGACGCGCTCGTTCAGTGGTGGTACGGGCATAACGCCGTTGCGTTCGTCTTTACCGTCGCCATAATCGCTCAAATTTACTACTTTTTGCCAAAGGAGAGCGGTCAGCCGATATTTTCGTATAAATTATCGCTCTTTTCGTTTTGGGGGCTGATGTTTATCTATCTTTGGGCGGGCGGACATCATCTCATCTACTCTGCGACGCCTGATTGGATGCAGACTATGGGCTCGGTATTTTCAGTCGTCTTAATACTGCCGTCTTGGGGATCGGCGATAAATATCCTTCTAACGATGAAGGGCGAATGGACGCAGCTTAGAGAGAGCCCGCTAATAAAATTTATGGTTTTAGCTTCGACGTTTTATATGTTCTCGACGCTTGAAGGGCCGATACTCTCGATAAAATCAGTCAACGCTCTCGCACACTTTACGGACTGGGTGCCAGGTCACGTGCATGACGGCGCACTTGGCTGGGTCGGCTTTATGATAATGGCTGCGATGTATCACATGACGCCAAGATTTTTCAAACGTGAAATTTACTCAAAATCTATCATGGAGGCGCAGTTTTGGGTGCAAACGACTGGTATCGTGCTGTATTTTGCCTCTATGTGGATAGCCGGTATCACACAGGGAATGATGTGGCGCGCGACTGATAGTTACGGCAGCTTACTTTACTCTTTCATCGATACGGTCGTCGTTTTGATACCGTATTATTGGATAAGGGCTATCGGAGGACTGCTCTATCTCATCGGCTTTTTGATGTTCGTTTATAATATCTATAAATCCATGTCCGCGCCTAAAATAAGCGCGGAGCCTAAGAGCGCTTCGCCTATGGGCACACGCGCCAGTGCGGAGGTGATGTGA
- the ccoO gene encoding cytochrome-c oxidase, cbb3-type subunit II: MFAWLEKNPFFFAVGVFIVIAYAGVIEILPDFANRARPLEGVKPYSVLQLAGKNIYMQDGCNTCHSQMIRPFKSETDRYGMYSLSGEYAYDRPHLWGSKRTGPDLKRVGNYRTTDWHENHMKEPASVVPGSIMPTYEHMFKKNADIDTAYAEALTVKKVFGAPYDTQDMPALGTFEQVSTSVKEEAGAIVEQMKDEEVKKAYENGEIRQIVALIAYLNSLK, encoded by the coding sequence ATGTTTGCTTGGTTGGAAAAAAATCCTTTCTTCTTTGCCGTAGGCGTTTTTATCGTCATCGCATACGCAGGCGTGATCGAAATTTTACCTGATTTTGCAAATCGCGCCAGGCCGCTTGAGGGAGTGAAGCCGTATAGCGTTTTGCAGCTTGCCGGCAAAAACATATATATGCAAGATGGCTGCAACACCTGCCATTCGCAAATGATACGCCCGTTTAAGTCAGAGACCGATAGATACGGCATGTATTCGCTAAGCGGTGAATACGCATACGATCGTCCGCATCTTTGGGGCTCGAAGCGCACAGGCCCTGATCTAAAGCGAGTTGGAAACTACCGCACGACCGACTGGCATGAGAATCACATGAAAGAGCCGGCATCTGTCGTGCCGGGCTCGATAATGCCGACGTATGAGCATATGTTTAAGAAAAATGCCGATATCGATACGGCCTACGCCGAGGCGCTTACCGTTAAAAAGGTCTTTGGTGCGCCTTACGATACGCAGGATATGCCGGCTCTTGGCACTTTCGAGCAAGTAAGCACGTCCGTGAAAGAGGAAGCCGGTGCGATAGTAGAGCAGATGAAAGACGAAGAGGTGAAAAAGGCTTACGAAAACGGCGAGATACGCCAGATAGTAGCCCTCATCGCCTATCTAAATAGCCTAAAATAG
- a CDS encoding cytochrome c oxidase, cbb3-type, CcoQ subunit has protein sequence MDIREFQAYGYFFFTVFLVLVLYGYFYHLYKSERTGRRDYERYSNLALNDEFESEILERNSDEKGR, from the coding sequence ATGGATATCAGAGAATTTCAAGCTTACGGATATTTTTTCTTCACCGTTTTTTTAGTGCTCGTTTTATACGGATATTTTTATCATCTTTACAAGTCCGAGCGCACGGGCAGGCGAGACTATGAGAGATACTCGAATTTAGCGCTAAACGATGAGTTTGAAAGTGAAATTTTAGAGCGAAACAGCGACGAGAAAGGACGATGA
- a CDS encoding c-type cytochrome, with protein MQWFNLQDNVNLLSLIGALVIIVLTIAVAGRYVSQMKVAKDSTAPLSEHSWDGIGEYKNDVPLGWAIVFVLTLVWAIWYYLLGYPLNSYSQIGEYNDEVKAMNAKFEKEYANPDAKTLHAMGEGVYLVQCAACHGITGDGINGKAADLKIWGSQKAIYDVIMNGSKGLDYPMGEMPGGLVDEESAKAIAAYVAKDISGIKQTPNEDLVETGKAMFAACAACHGEDGKGMDGMSPDLSRYGTADFVVDVLQRGKKGAIGTMPKFSDGRLNSVQQKAVGEYVLSLSRGE; from the coding sequence ATGCAGTGGTTCAACCTACAAGATAATGTAAATTTACTCTCCTTGATCGGAGCGCTCGTCATCATCGTTTTGACGATAGCAGTCGCCGGCAGATATGTCAGTCAGATGAAGGTGGCAAAAGACAGCACCGCACCGCTTAGCGAGCACAGCTGGGACGGCATAGGCGAATACAAAAACGACGTCCCGCTTGGCTGGGCGATAGTGTTCGTGCTGACGCTGGTTTGGGCGATCTGGTATTATCTGCTTGGATATCCTTTGAATTCTTACTCCCAGATCGGTGAATACAACGATGAAGTCAAGGCGATGAATGCGAAATTTGAAAAAGAGTATGCAAACCCTGACGCAAAGACGCTTCATGCGATGGGCGAGGGCGTGTATCTAGTCCAATGCGCCGCATGTCATGGCATCACGGGTGATGGTATAAACGGCAAGGCCGCAGATCTAAAAATCTGGGGTAGCCAAAAGGCGATCTATGATGTCATCATGAACGGCTCAAAGGGACTTGACTACCCTATGGGCGAGATGCCAGGAGGGCTGGTTGATGAGGAGAGCGCCAAGGCCATCGCAGCCTACGTGGCTAAGGATATAAGCGGCATCAAACAAACGCCTAACGAGGATTTGGTAGAGACGGGCAAGGCGATGTTTGCAGCCTGTGCAGCCTGCCACGGCGAGGATGGCAAAGGCATGGACGGTATGAGCCCCGATCTTAGCAGATACGGCACCGCAGACTTTGTCGTGGATGTCTTGCAGCGAGGTAAAAAGGGCGCTATCGGCACGATGCCTAAATTTAGCGACGGCAGGCTAAATTCCGTGCAGCAAAAGGCCGTGGGCGAGTATGTTTTGTCGCTTTCAAGGGGAGAATGA
- a CDS encoding DUF4006 family protein has product MENTNRNVFALNGLTGMLVATVLLLVILAVLTCLGISVQKDVASKPYTIQDPSGIQMKSLDNAKHVKIKE; this is encoded by the coding sequence ATGGAAAATACCAATAGAAACGTTTTTGCGTTAAACGGCCTGACCGGCATGCTCGTAGCGACTGTGCTTTTGCTCGTTATCTTGGCGGTTTTGACATGCCTTGGCATATCGGTTCAAAAAGATGTCGCGAGCAAACCTTACACGATACAAGATCCAAGCGGCATCCAGATGAAAAGCCTAGATAACGCCAAACACGTGAAGATAAAGGAGTAG
- a CDS encoding 4-hydroxy-3-methylbut-2-en-1-yl diphosphate synthase, with protein sequence MVEKQKSFWPYGILLAIVLCVAACVATIIISLNHPVQFDSFYMDRYQNVDENINEIKAAQGRFEEKFSVGFGGAEFKNLQGRFEFMIASKSGELSNLNAKILLTRPETNEFNKELGSSFQGQILKTDEISLPKEGRWQILLKLNDGNDTGFYRFDFNATR encoded by the coding sequence ATGGTTGAGAAGCAAAAGAGCTTTTGGCCCTACGGCATCCTCTTAGCCATCGTCCTTTGCGTGGCTGCGTGTGTGGCGACCATCATCATCTCGCTAAATCACCCCGTGCAGTTTGATAGCTTTTACATGGACAGATACCAAAACGTCGATGAAAACATAAACGAGATCAAGGCCGCTCAAGGGCGGTTTGAGGAGAAATTTAGCGTAGGATTTGGCGGTGCTGAATTTAAAAATTTACAAGGTCGTTTTGAGTTTATGATCGCTTCAAAATCAGGCGAGCTCTCAAACCTAAACGCCAAAATTTTACTCACGCGTCCTGAAACGAACGAATTTAACAAGGAGCTTGGCTCAAGCTTTCAAGGGCAAATTTTAAAAACCGATGAAATTTCACTGCCAAAAGAGGGCAGGTGGCAGATCTTGCTGAAGCTAAACGACGGTAACGATACGGGATTTTATAGATTCGACTTTAACGCCACACGCTAA